The following nucleotide sequence is from Psilocybe cubensis strain MGC-MH-2018 chromosome 13, whole genome shotgun sequence.
CTGGCCGTCAGATGATACCCACAGTATGGCTGATAGGTGTTCTCGGTGTCATTCTGTGCAATGTCGCTGGAACAAACATCGGTGCTACGATTTTACTGACAAAGGTTGTTCACGCGGCGCCTGATTTCCCGGTGAGCAGCCAAAAAGCAGCAGCCATTGCGCTCGCTGTTTCGAGTAATATCGGTGCTGTGAGTTTCACATTCTCTGCCAGTCTCGCAGGGTTGCTGTGGAAGACTATTTTGGGACAAAAAGGCATCACCATTAAGCAGACAACGTTTGCGTTTTGGAATATGTTGCCGCTGTTGGCAATGACTGGGGTTGGATTGGCAATTGTCACTGCTGAAATGGTAGTGCTATATTAGACGCCTTTCTTGCCATAAATATATGATGTACACAGGGGTATTTAATAACAATTGGACGACATTGATCCGTCTTCTGTCGATTCTAAAGTTTACCACCAATACTTCTAGAATCAAGGTAAGCAGTCGAATGTGGTTCACTAATAGTAAAAGTAATAGTAATAGTAACCTAAACAAGCCCCTAAGCGGTGGCAGTGCTGGCGGGTCCACCGCGGCGCGCGCGACGCGTTGCACCTTTCTTGTGTCTTCTTTTGTACCGACAACACAAACGGCGAAACCTATTCGATTCAGCAGCATGGTATACAGATCCTGCACCAGTACTTATTAAACTATTAAAGTCGCCGGTAAGGCCCATATACAACGTTCAGTAAGGTGAATTTACGTTAAAAGCTTACCGGACTTCTTTGTCCAAAGGATAGCTAGAATGGGAGCATTATTACCGTATGTGTCAGATCCACAAAATTGCCATCTTTTAACTCTGATTCGAGCATAATCTTACACAGACCCAAGACCATACAATCGTTACCGAAAGAAATCTTACTACGCATCTTCGAATTTGTATACCAGGCGTCGTGTTCAAGCGACTTTGACTCTCCCAGCCACTTTGCAGACCCTACTCTTTTCCCAGCATGTATCGAGGGAGTATGTCCTTTGTGGAAAAAATTGGCCCTATCCATCGGTCATTTCTCAAGCCGAATACTCGTCTTTGTCGACAAGCCGGTGGTGTACACGGAGCTGCGGACGCGGTTTACGGTATCGAAAAAGTACTCGATCGACGTCTACGTTGTTAGGAAAGGATATGATGTGGACGAGGATCTGGAGGAAAAGGCTCGGGTTCGAGGTGTGATGCAATTGTTGGTGCAGCACATAAAGCGCTGTAGAGTTGTGGTATTTGATGTCCTGCACAACTCGTCTCTTCCGCACGTCTCCGACTTCGGGGACAGTGCAGCGAAGCTCCTCACTTTTAGGCTGCGAAGCAGACTTCCAGGAATTGGACCCAAGGCTCAAGCATCGTTTCCTGCCAATTGTCGAAATCTTCGTCCATTTTACAGCAGGCCACTTCGATACCTCGACATGGATGCAAACATTTTTATGGACGCGATGAGTGTACCAGGGTGGTACAAAAGCTTCGAATATGTCTCTCGGAAAAATTTGACGCTTAGGAACCTACCATGCCTCGAAAATAACTCATATGATTTGCACAAATTCCTCACCATCCTCGAAACACTCGGACACTTCCATTCACTCGTCCTGGAGAATGTCGAATTTAATCCATGGTATCGCATAAAAGGACTCATTGTGACCATATTTGTACAGAACTTCGAGTTCATAGGTCTCTCCAAAGAATACGTTTCCGAGTTCCTAGACGCTATTGACAATAAAATCGAGGAACCCAATATTACCTTGATTCGATGCGGGCTTGAATGCCAAGAGGACTTCGGATTTCGAGCCTGGTGCCTAACTCTCTGCAATATTGCTCCTGAAGAAGACCTTTACAAATTTCTTTGCTGTTGGGATGGGTTCAGTCTAATTTTGAAAGAATGTCCTGGGGTTAATGACAATAACGTCTTACGAGCCCTCAGCACGCATTCATGGGAGTCGATGCACGCAAAGACACTTCGCCAGTTGCAAATCACAACGTCGGGTCCAATATTGATCACTATGGATGGTTTAAAGAGGATGGTGATTGAGAGGCAAGAAGAAGCCAGCAAATTTTTTACAGAAGACCATCCGATGAAGAGTATCCCCTTACCGATGCACTCAATTTACATCTCCGGAAGCGGTCATCCTTTAACACCTTCGGATTTGTCGTGGTTCAGCGACaatttggattttttttattgGCATGCATCTCTGCCTCGCTCTGATTCTCCAGTTCTTGACTGGGATATCTCTAACTTGAATGACTTGGAGGTAGGAATGTTCATACTCGTTTTACAAGCTACTCATTTTGCTCGAAGTTCCAGCCTTCTGCTTCTGGAGATATCGACCCGAGTTCATCACCTTTGCCCCCCGTATCACAAACTCCTTCGCTGGATGTAGGTTATGCTCATTATTTAAGCTCCAGATGTTCAAATAGCTATTTCATTTCAGCCTCCTGCCGATCACTCATCCTCACCCCCGACATCGCAACCTCTCCCCTCAAGTGTGAGCCTTTTGTTTACCCCAAAATATACTTCGCGTTAAACCTCCAAACAGCATCCCGAGCTtcattcttcttcctcccccAAATTACAAATTTCTGTTCCAGACGTAAGCACGGCTACCTTCTTTCCCTGAATTGCAATCGGCAATAATATGATCTAACTCTCCTCACACCTAGTCTCCCGTCATTGAGGGAGATTTTTGTTATCTGGATTGGCCCAATACTCTCGAATCTTCGCCACCTCCACGGTCAAAAACCCCTGATCCTGATGTAAAACATTTTGTCCGCTAATATTACGCACTGTTAACTCAATGGTTCACAACTAGTCTCCCATCCTCGATGACGATCTCTCCAGGATCGATTGGTCTAAGGTCCCTGCCGACTTTGACCTCCCTCCACCTGAAAAACCACAACGCTGTTCTACTCCCGATGTAAGAATTTTGCAAAGACGTATATTGTCAACTCATCTCACTTCACACAGTCGCCTATCATGGACGGTGATTTTTCTACGTTCGATTGGTCCATCGAACAAGTGAGTTCTTCCAccgtttttttcttcgttttgGAATTATTGCTCAGTTTGTTTATTTGTCAGCTTAGGAGTTTGCCATAAATCTCTATATTCTATCTAAACTATTCAACACATGGATAAACCTACTCACTATATTACTGCTTTCGCGATTCTTCATCGCTTCTCCTGGTAGTTTTCGCATACATTTATTGCTGTTCTAATGCTTTTCGTGCACCATCATTGTACAGTATACTATCTCATGCTAATCTATCATCCATATGTATCCTATGTTCGTATCGTAGTGCTTCATAACAATATAGTATTAAAAAATGCATGAGCCAAAAAGTAGTGAACGAGTCGATGACGCTGTTGCTTGAGCCGCCAAGAAGGAAACGGCAATCACCTCAACAATCACGGTCTTGAGTAGCTCGAAATAGTAGCCCCTGATTTTGATAACTCGCTGTTCACATTTGAATGCATCCACAAATGGAGATTCCAGATAATCCTTCTTACTACCATCGTCATGAAGGTCGCGGTCTTTGGGACACagaaggtatgttttactgAAGCGTCCTGTGTACTGGGTTCTGAATGATTGAGGCACATCTAACCATCCATTTAGTATGATTTGGCTTCCTTGACAGAAGTGAGCATACCTGAAGGAAAGGAGTTCTCCTTCACCTTCCTGGATCCACTTTTGGATGAAAAAACTGCTATTTTGGCTGCTGGTCACGATGCTATCTGCATCTTTGTCAACGATATCTGCGATGCAATCGTGATCAAGAAACTCGCTGACATTGGGGTGGTAGGTTTCATGATTTTGCTTCCTGCTAGTGGCCATTCAACTAACTCAAATACCCCAGAAATTTGTCGCACTACGTTGCGCTGGTTACAACAATGTCGATTTAAAAGCCGCTCATAAGCATGGTATCAAGGTCGCGCGCGTGCCAGCATACTCCCCCGAAGCAGTCGCAGAGTTTACAGTCGGAATGATCATGACGGTTATCCGCAAATACCACAAAGCCTACAACCGCGTCCGAGAAGGGAACTTCCTTCTTGACGGTCTCCTAGGATTCAATATTCATGGAAAGACCGTTGGGTTGATCGGCACAGGGAAGATCGGGCTGTTAACAGGAAAGATTCTGTCCAAGGGATTCGGCGCAAATGTCATCGCCTACGATCCTTATCCTTCTCAGTTGGCTGAGGAATACGGTATAACCTACGTCGAGGCTTTGGATGAGCTTCTCACCCGCTCTGATATAATCAGCCTTCATTGTCCTCTTAATGAGAGCACGAAGTATATCATCAACGACAGCAACCTTGCAAAGACCAAGAAGGGCGTGGTGTTGATCAACACGTCTCGTGGGGGACTAATAGATACATACGCTCTAATCCGGTGCGCCGCTGATGTCCCGCTATTTTTTTAAATTTGAGGCTTATGCTGTCATCAGAGCTTTGAAGACAGATCATGTCTCCGCGGTCGGCTTAGACGTTTATGAACGTGAATCCAACTATTTCTTTGCGGATTCGAGTGCGAAGGTTATCGCAGATGATAGTTTTGCTCGCCTGTTATCATTCTACAATGTCTTTATGACGTGAGCTGAACCTTGTTCTACACCACTCAAGAGTCCGTACTCACATTTATACAGAGGCCACCAAGCTTTCTTAACGTCTGAAGCTTTACAAAACATTGCAGAGACTACAGTCAATAACCTACTCGAATTGGAGGCATCAGGAACATGTAAATTTGTGGTCGAAAAGTAGGAGTCACCAACACCATTGGCCGATTTTATTGCGTCCTGGGCAGAGGTTGAAAGGTCTTCCGAATTATTTTTGTTGCTTCAAAGGTTGTACAGAGAATAAAATACAGTTGGACATAAAACAGAGTAAGGGTCAGGCAAGCAAGCGCCGAAAAAATGAAGTAGGTAtataaaacaaaacaaaacgaCCATCCATTCCTTCCACCTTATTCCTGGATCTTCCTGATCATCcgcttctctctttctccgaCAACTTTGATAACACCTTCATTTTCAAGTCCCTTGATGACCTCGGAGAATTCGACAGGGTCGATCTTTACACTGCTCTGGTCACCCAAAAGCTTGACAGCATCCACCCACTTAATGCCCCTGCCCTTCGCAGCGCCTTCAAGGACATTCAAGATGCCCTTCCTCATATCCTCACGCATCTTCCGCTGACCGGTGCCGGTACCAGTGTTAAGCAGACCCATATCGATCTTGCCAGTTCTTGGATCCATCGCACTTGTTCTGATAGCCTCGCGCATAAGCCTGCTCGCCTCCTTCACGTCCGACAGCTCGACGAACTCCGAAAGGCGCATACGGGCGTGTGCCTCGGACAGCCGAATCAAACTCTCCAGCTGACGGGTCGTTGCGGTGATGCGCTTCTCGCTCGCTCGGGGGTCGTCGCCCATGTTGCGCATGTCGACGTACGAGCGCACGAGTTCGCTTCCCGCCTCTTCTGTAATCACAGGATGGACTCTTGAGCGGGCATAATCTATGTATGCTGAGAGCTCTTGTAAAGGCTATCGGGAATATAGATTAGCACAAACGCGACCGACAAAGAAGGATCATTCAGATACGAACCAAACTTTCGTTTGACTCCTGAGCAGGAGCATCCTCAAGGTACAATCCGACCAAGTGTTGGGCAAGTCGTCGGTCAAGGGCGTCGTCGACTTGATCTAGGACCAAATACAGAAGGTCGAACCGAGAGATCAATGTCGGGGGTAGATCGATGTTTCGTGTGATAGGCAGATTGACATCGTATTTCGATCCAACAGGGTTAGCTGCTGCCAGGATTGAGGTACGAGCATTGAGTGTTGTTATGATCCCGGCTTTGGCGATGGACACAGTTTGTTGTTCCTGTATGCCAATTTTATTGATGAACAAAATTTTACTACATGTATGGAATCAGTGGTTCCAAACTTACCATGACTTCGTGGAGGACACTTCTTGTGGCATCCGACATCTTGTCAAACTCATCGATACAGCAAACACCACCATCACTGAGAACCAGAGCGCCACTATGAGAGAGCATGATTAGATGTTTTGTTTCACAGAATCAATTATTCTTACCTCTCGAGGACGAGTTGTTTCGTTTCAGGATCACGCGTAACGTACGCTGTTAGACCAACTGCGGACGAGCCCTTGCCTGAAGCATAAACACCTCGGGGTGCAATTTTATGCACGTACTACCAAAGAGATTCATGAGTCCAAAATGTATGATTACGCTCGAGAAAATATCACTCACATGTAAAATCTGAGATTTACTAACACCAGGATCACCAACGAGAAGAACATTGATATCACCCCTGTATCTCGGACCACCTTGTCCTCCGCCCTTCGCTACGCTCTTGTTCGTTCCACCGAAAAGTTGTAGGAGAATACCCTTCTTGACGTCGTCCATAGCCCAGATAGACGGGGCGAGAGAGCGCGCAAGATAGTCATAGATGTCTGGCCGCTGGCTGAGTTGTCTGATTTTTTCCTCAAGCTCAGCCTTCCGGCTCTGTCGGCCTTCCctctcttcgtcttcatcgccGCCGTCGCCTAGACCTCCAACCCCTGgaacaccatcaccaccagcTGGACGCGTGCTTTTGTCGAGCCCAAGGGTTCCACCAGAACCAAGTTTGACATGTACCACATCAAGATAGGTCTTGAATAAACTCTTGAGGGTCCTTTGTCTTGGGTTAGAGCGTACGGGGACACTCCTGTAAATGCCAGTTACGACAACCCTGTCTCCTGGTTTGGCAACATCAACGAGCTCATCGTACACGCTAAGGGAAACTGTATGCGGAGTCTGGCCGTCAGGTACAGCATCGGGGGTTTCTTGGAGGCGGATGACCTGTCTGTCTGCAAATTCGCATCGGTTGTGAAGAAGAGACATTGTGCCGACTGAGGCGCAGACATCGCGAGGGCATTGTCGCGGCTCTTCGATCTTGCCACGGTCAATCTCGACTTGAACAGTATGCGAGCATGTTAAACAGCGGAAAAAGGCGACTTTCATATCGGGGATGACAGGAGTAGCGCGAATGACAAGGCCTTTGATACACACAAGTTTGTCGGTGTCTGATAGAGAGTAAGTCTTTCCGTTCATtgatgaaagaaagcaaatTACCAGTGGGATTCAAGTTGCGCATGTTGGCGGAGGGGATCCCAAATGGTCGAACTTTATAGATCCTCCCCATGATATCGCTGATCTCCTGCTCGCCTTCCAAGCTCTGCATGCCTTCCACACCGTTTTGTTGGTCTAATTCTGCGACTTCAATCATCATATCCTTTAAAACTTGATCCATAGCGGgtataacttcttgagggTATTTGGAGAGCTGTGTATGAAGCTTTTTCGAAGGAGGATACGCGAGAAGATTGTTGACATCGAGATTGAGATTCGTTTCCCCCGTCTGACGCATTCGTCTGAAATACGTCTCATAGAGGATTACTTCGCCTTCTGCAGGTGTACTGAGGACGCGAGTTTTGAGTCCGAGGTCTCTGTCGTGAGAGATGCGGTACTTTGGTTTGAAGCCTTTGAAGAAATCGCGGAAGGCCTTCATAGTTTCAGCCAAATTAACGGTCGTTCCCCAAATGGCACGAATCTCGTCAGGCTCATCGGTCATGGGCGCCTGAACTGAAAGATTGGGTGCAGATGAGCCAGGGATGCCAAGATGGGTGCTATCTGAATTGAGGTTGGTGGGATCTCGGGGGGCAGAACGACGAGCTGGAGCACTAGGGGTGATAGAAAGTGATGAATGGATATCTCCTCTACGGTTTTTGGGCGTGTTGTTAGCAGCAGGAGTTCTAGGAGTACTAGTATCTGACTCAATCGCGATGCACGATGTATATTTCTGTAATCACGCACGATGGAAAATGAAGCGGATCTGAGTCCTGCGGGCGTTCGGATGATGGCATACGGCGCCTAGTAGGAGTCTTTCCTGGTGATGATGAAGGAAATGCCATTGGCGAAGAGCTTTCTCCGCCTATAAACGCGTTCAATACCGCCAATACTCATACTCCACAAACTGGACTAGTACTCACCAAGAAAGAGCGGAGTACGTTTCGGAGTGCTCAAGCCAACTGCTCTTCTCGCTGTTGCCCCACGTAAAGGAGAGGTGGCGGGATTCGCGTACCGTTGACTGGCTGGTGTTCCGCCTACAGACGGCGTTCCAGCGAGAAAAAGAGGCTCCGCAGGTGGGGGTGCATTTGGGAAAGTTTGCTGAGTGGTGCCCTGGTTCGCAGTACCGTCAGCCATGTCTACGTCGTCCATATCTGAGGAAGGAAAGTCGAGAGCGGGAGGCGAAGACATTTTGGAAGGCTCGTCTAGTTCACAATAGTAACAAGGTAGAACAAGcttcgacgcgacgcgacgcgtcaaTTTTGAACTTAGGGCCGGTCATATACATATATTCCCACGGTGTCTCCTTCCTCTGACCCTTTACTTTATGCTTCTCCATGTCCTTGAAGAACCAATAGGATGAAGCACCATGGTGCACATATTATCTTTCAAATCTTATGTCTCTTTGGTCAGGGCTTGACTTCGGGCATCTCACTTGAAATTTTGCACAGCTTTTCGGATTGATGGCGATTAAAAGCAGGTGGCGCCACCATCCTCACTCCTCATGTGAAGAAAGTGGAGGCAAGCGTGACTTCATTGACCACCCCTTGGCCGCATACCTTCGTTCACC
It contains:
- a CDS encoding 2-hydroxyacid dehydrogenase-like protein (2-hydroxyacid dehydrogenase homolog); this encodes MGALLPPKTIQSLPKEILLRIFEFVYQASCSSDFDSPSHFADPTLFPACIEGVCPLWKKLALSIGHFSSRILVFVDKPVVYTELRTRFTVSKKYSIDVYVVRKGYDVDEDLEEKARVRGVMQLLVQHIKRCRVVVFDVLHNSSLPHVSDFGDSAAKLLTFRLRSRLPGIGPKAQASFPANCRNLRPFYSRPLRYLDMDANIFMDAMSVPGWYKSFEYVSRKNLTLRNLPCLENNSYDLHKFLTILETLGHFHSLVLENVEFNPWYRIKGLIVTIFVQNFEFIGLSKEYVSEFLDAIDNKIEEPNITLIRCGLECQEDFGFRAWCLTLCNIAPEEDLYKFLCCWDGFSLILKECPGVNDNNVLRALSTHSWESMHAKTLRQLQITTSGPILITMDGLKRMVIERQEEASKFFTEDHPMKSIPLPMHSIYISGSGHPLTPSDLSWFSDNLDFFYWHASLPRSDSPVLDWDISNLNDLEFQPSASGDIDPSSSPLPPVSQTPSLDPPADHSSSPPTSQPLPSSSPVIEGDFCYLDWPNTLESSPPPRSKTPDPDSPILDDDLSRIDWSKVPADFDLPPPEKPQRCSTPDSPIMDGDFSTFDWSIEQIILLTTIVMKVAVFGTQKYDLASLTEVSIPEGKEFSFTFLDPLLDEKTAILAAGHDAICIFVNDICDAIVIKKLADIGVKFVALRCAGYNNVDLKAAHKHGIKVARVPAYSPEAVAEFTVGMIMTVIRKYHKAYNRVREGNFLLDGLLGFNIHGKTVGLIGTGKIGLLTGKILSKGFGANVIAYDPYPSQLAEEYGITYVEALDELLTRSDIISLHCPLNESTKYIINDSNLAKTKKGVVLINTSRGGLIDTYALIRALKTDHVSAVGLDVYERESNYFFADSSAKVIADDSFARLLSFYNVFMTGHQAFLTSEALQNIAETTVNNLLELEASGTCKFVVEK
- a CDS encoding DNA replication licensing factor mcm4; translated protein: MSSPPALDFPSSDMDDVDMADGTANQGTTQQTFPNAPPPAEPLFLAGTPSVGGTPASQRYANPATSPLRGATARRAVGLSTPKRTPLFLGGESSSPMAFPSSSPGKTPTRRRMPSSERPQDSDPLHFPSTPAANNTPKNRRGDIHSSLSITPSAPARRSAPRDPTNLNSDSTHLGIPGSSAPNLSVQAPMTDEPDEIRAIWGTTVNLAETMKAFRDFFKGFKPKYRISHDRDLGLKTRVLSTPAEGEVILYETYFRRMRQTGETNLNLDVNNLLAYPPSKKLHTQLSKYPQEVIPAMDQVLKDMMIEVAELDQQNGVEGMQSLEGEQEISDIMGRIYKVRPFGIPSANMRNLNPTDTDKLVCIKGLVIRATPVIPDMKVAFFRCLTCSHTVQVEIDRGKIEEPRQCPRDVCASVGTMSLLHNRCEFADRQVIRLQETPDAVPDGQTPHTVSLSVYDELVDVAKPGDRVVVTGIYRSVPVRSNPRQRTLKSLFKTYLDVVHVKLGSGGTLGLDKSTRPAGGDGVPGVGGLGDGGDEDEEREGRQSRKAELEEKIRQLSQRPDIYDYLARSLAPSIWAMDDVKKGILLQLFGGTNKSVAKGGGQGGPRYRGDINVLLVGDPGVSKSQILHYVHKIAPRGVYASGKGSSAVGLTAYVTRDPETKQLVLESGALVLSDGGVCCIDEFDKMSDATRSVLHEVMEQQTVSIAKAGIITTLNARTSILAAANPVGSKYDVNLPITRNIDLPPTLISRFDLLYLVLDQVDDALDRRLAQHLVGLYLEDAPAQESNESLPLQELSAYIDYARSRVHPVITEEAGSELVRSYVDMRNMGDDPRASEKRITATTRQLESLIRLSEAHARMRLSEFVELSDVKEASRLMREAIRTSAMDPRTGKIDMGLLNTGTGTGQRKMREDMRKGILNVLEGAAKGRGIKWVDAVKLLGDQSSVKIDPVEFSEVIKGLENEGVIKVVGEREKRMIRKIQE